One Cryptomeria japonica chromosome 9, Sugi_1.0, whole genome shotgun sequence genomic window carries:
- the LOC131039971 gene encoding uncharacterized protein LOC131039971, whose product MSSQGTSEDNMEIHSHSENDSEFEPENEGGDHGADPEAQSSSMASAAASTGCPSELLAPYARGHFDPKSPLKQFASQISVQGTASHSSGGTRKWKCNICDREWFGSISRVNAHFLFWRGKGVKHCKFLEEPKNIHYRIEFNRLWGVPDDTNISMPTTLSARASLHDSQNVPVPHTYHASQAGGMMFGSPSTSTSTVARAGKRKLHTPQSNPIADMFNVQLRDEIDESIGNFFFANGIPFHVSRSPYYRKMIDMVAKGGPSYVPPGETKMRTSILDKSYSKINILMEKMKACWVASGCSIVMDGWTNISHRPLINIMVTCAEGPYFLRAVNCTGHRKDADFQFQVLREAIEEVGPQNVVQVVTDAAYVCRAAGRLVEAAYRHIWWTPCCVHAMNNALKDMGKIDWIRGVVTDARDVQMFICNHHISRCTLQDLREEGVLETS is encoded by the coding sequence atgagctcccaaggcacgagtgaagataacatggaaatccattctcatagtgagaatgattcagaatttgaacctgaaaatgaggggggtgaccatggggctgatcctgaagcccaatctagttctatggcaagtgcagcagctagtacaggttgcccttcagagttgttggcaccatatgctaggggtcattttgatcctaagtctcctctaaaacagtttgcttcacaaatatcagtacaaggcactgcatcacattcaagtgggggaacaaggaagtggaagtgcaatatttgtgacagagaatggttcggtagcattagcagggtgaatgcacactttctattttggagaggaaaaggtgtgaaacattgtaagtttttggaggaacccaaaaatatacattacagaattgagtttaacaggctttggggggttccagatgacacaaatatttcaatgcctactactttgtctgctagggcatcacttcacgacagccagaatgtgccagtgccacatacttatcatgcttcgcaggcgggaggaatgatgtttggatctccatctacttccacttctactgttgccagggctgggaaacgtaagttgcatacaccacagagcaaccccattgctgatatgtttaatgtgcagctgagagatgagatagatgaatccattggcaatttcttctttgccaatggcattccatttcatgtttcacggtctccttattataggaagatgatagatatggtggccaagggaggaccatcttatgtgccaccaggggagacgaaaatgaggacctcgatcttggataaaagctattccaagatcaatattttgatggagaagatgaaggcatgttgggtggcatcggggtgcagcatagttatggatgggtggacgaacattagccatcgtccactcatcaacatcatggtcacatgtgcagagggcccatacttccttagagcagttaattgtacagggcatcgtaaagatgctgatttccagtttcaggtcctcagggaggctattgaggaggttgggccacaaaatgtggtccaagtagtgacagatgcagcctatgtgtgtagagcagcagggagactcgttgaggcagcctatagacacatttggtggaccccatgttgtgtgcatgccatgaacaatgcactcaaggacatggggaagattgactggattagaggagtggtcaccgatgcgagagatgtgcagatgtttatctgcaaccaccacatttcacgatgcactcttcaggaccttcgcgaagaaggagttcttgaaaccagttga